The DNA region GAAAAGGGCAAGCCGCTGCACGTCGACCCGACGGCCGAACTCGAAGAGCCGCTGATCATCCGGCCCACGTCCGAGACCATCATCTGGCGGACGTACAAGGAGTGGATTCAGAGCTACCGCGACCTGCCGCTGCTCATCAACCAGTGGGCGAACGTCGTCCGCTGGGAGATGCGGACGCGGCTGTTCCTTCGCACCGCCGAGTTCTTGTGGCAGGAAGGCCACACGGCCCACGCGACCCAGGCCGAGGCCGAGGCCGAGACGCTGCAGATGGTCCGCGTCTACCAGAAGTTCGCCGAGGAGTTCATGGCGATGCCCGTGCTGGTCGGGCCGAAGTCGGACGGGCAGAAGTTCCCCGGGGCGATTTATACGCTCTGCATTGAGGCCATGATGCAGGACGGCAAGGCGCTCCAGGCCGGCACGAGCCACTTCCTCGGCCAGAACTTCGCCAAGGCGTTCGACGTGACCTTCCAGAACGAGAAGGGCCAGCGGGAACACGCCTGGGCGACGAGTTGGGGCGTGTCCACACGACTGATCGGCGGGATCATCATGACCCACTCGGACGACAACGGCCTCGTCGTCCCGCCCCGCCTAGCACCGCTGCACGTCGTCATCTGTCCGCTGGGCAAGAACGACGCCGAGCGCGCGCCCGGGATCGCGGCGGCCGAAAAGCTCGCGGCCGAACTGCGGGCGCTGCCGCGCGACGACTTCTTCGGCTACGAGCCGATCTCGGTCAAGGTCGACATGACGTTCGACAAGCAACCCGGCTTCCGCTACGCGGAGTACGAGTTGCGCGGCGTGCCGGTCCGGGTCGAGATCGGGCCGAAGGACCTGGCGAAGTCCGCCTGCGCGGTCGCCCGGCGGGACGTGCCGGGCAAGGAGGGGAAGCAGTTCGACGTGCCCTTGGCCGGCGCGGCCGCCCACATCGACAAGTTGTTACGCGACATCCAGGTCGCACTGTACACGCGGGCGAAGAAGTACCGCGACGACGGCATGCGGACCGCGAACAGCTACACCGAGTTCAAGGAGATGATCGAGCAACCCGGCTTCGTCTGGGCTCACTGGGACGGGACCGGCGAGACGGAGACCAAGATCGCCGAGGAGACGAAGGCCACGATCCGGTGCATCCCATTCGACGCGCCGATCGAGCCGGGCGTGTGCATGGTGACCGGCCAGCCGTCGGCCCGGCGGGTGGTGTTTGCGCGGGCGTACTGATCCGGAAGGCAGGGGCGGTGTCCGCGGCCTACGCGGGCATCGCCCCTCGCGAAGCTGACCCCGGGATTACCGGGGTCGGAGATGACCGATCTCACACCTCGGCAGCACCTTTTTCAATTTCTCCTCGGCCTCGTCGCTCGTTTTTGTCCCGTGGAGTCCAAGGTATTCGAGCTGGCTCAAGCCCTGGAGCGTTTTCAGTCCGGCGTCGGTCACCTTTGTTTCGGACAGATCCAGTCTTTTGAGGTTCTTCAAGCCCATCAGTTCTCGGAGCCCGGTGTCGGTGACGGACGTTCTGGACAGGTCCAGGATCGTAAGATTTTCCCGTCCGGCTAATTCCCGAAGGCCTGTGCCGGTCACATTCGTCGTATCCAGTTCGAGCGTCGTGAGGTGTTGCAAGCCTTTAAGCTCTTTCAAGCCCGCGTCGGTGACACTGGTTCGACAAAGGCTGAGAACCTCCAGGGTCTTCAGTCCGGCCAGTTCTTTCAGCCCGGCGTGGGTGAACCGACTACCGGACAACTTGAGCGAGAGGAGCCCGGTAAATTCACCCAACTCTTTCAATCCGAGGTCTGAGACGAAGGTGTCGGTCAAATCCAACGCGGTCAGTTTTCGGAAGGCTTTCAACACTTTCATCCCGTCGTCCGAAATCCCAGTATTCGTCAGCACTAGGGTAGTCAGATTGGATGAAGGTTTGAGATCCTTGATATCTTCGTCGGTAATACGGGTGTCGGTTAAATCGAGTTCGGTCAACTGGGTCAGCCGGGCGAGTTCCTTGAGCCCGAACTCGCCAATATTGGTGTGCGCCACGCTGAGAGAGGTGATCTGTTTGAATCCGGCCAGTTCGGCCAGCCACTTCTTATCGAGCGCCACAAAACTTAAATCGAGCCGTTTAAGGTGACTCAAGTCTTTCAATTCTTTCAACCCGGCACTCGTAACCTTCGAGTCGGGGAATTTGAACGCGGTGATCGCGTCCTGGGAATTCGGCCGCCCCCCGTCCGAAGACTCGGCGCCGGGCCACGCGTTAAGCTTGCCGATTTCATGAAGTACCTTCAGTGTCTCGTCCGTGTACAACTCCGACTCCAATGTGACCAAATTCAGATTCTTGAGACCCTTCAATTCCCGGAGCCCGCGACTCGTCACTTTGGTGTTGGTGAATTCGAACGCCGTTGCGTCGTTCGCCGTACGCGGCCCTTCGCCGTGATCGTCCGTCACGGCCAGCGCGTGGATCAGGCCGATCTCGCGGAGTGAGGCCAGGGTGCCATCCGTGATTTTTTCTCGCTCGATGTCGATGTGGCGGAGGTGGGTAAATTCGCGCAATTCCTTGAGCCCGGCGTCGGTTGCGGTTGTGAGATCCCACCGGAAAGTCGTTACCTCGGTCGGTGAGCGTGGCCTGCCATCGCCAGGAGGCGAGACATCGTTCGCTGAAGCACGATCGACCGTGTGAAGTAGGCCAATCTCGCGGAGCGTCTTCAGTCCCTCATCGGTGTAAACGGACCGCGGTAGCGAAAGGTCTGTAAGTCCCTTGAAATCCTTCAGTTCTTTCAGCCCGGCAGCGGTGATCTTGCTTTGAGACAAATTGAGCACGCGGATGTCACTGGGGCGCCGTGGGCGTGAGGGGTCGTCCTTGGGATCCCCCTGCCACGCGAACAACGTCGCGTCCGGCGGCGTGGCCTCGCCCAATATGTGGAGCAGCCCGAGTTGGCGCAACGTCTTCAATCGGCCGTCGGTGATCGCCGTGTCACTCAGACCCAGGTCGGTGAGCCGCGGGATACCGGAGAGTTCCAAGAGTCCCGCGTCGGTTACGGTCGTGTTCTCCAACTTGAGACTGCTCAGATTGCGATACTTTTTGAGTTTCTTCATTCCGGCGTCGGTAATCTTGGTACCGGACAAATTGAGCGATGTGATTTTGTCCAGACCTTGTATCGCCTCCAACCCCGTGTCGGATACAGCCGTATCGGATAGGTCGAGTTCTTCGAGCTTCCCGAGTTGTTTGACGATTCGGAGGTCAGTGTCGGTCACGGCGGACTTGGACAGGTTCAGATTTTCCAAGTTTCGGAAGCAGGCGACTTCTTGCAGTCCGACGCTCGTCAGGGCCGAATCGCTGAGATCCAACCCGACGACATCGTCCACTGCCGACGGGCTACGCGGGGGGGCATAGCCGTCGGACAGTAAATGAAGCTTACCGGCTTCGCGGAGCGCCAAAACGTCGGTATCGGTGATTCCGGACCGGTTCATCCGCACTTGGGAGAGGTTTTTCATCCGCGCCAGATCGCGCAGTGCTTTTCCATTTACAGGGGTTGATCCCAGGTCAAGGGAGATCAGACCAGGGAGTCCGCCAAGCGTTTTTGTGCAGTTATTCGAAATTTTTGACAGGGACAGATTGAGACAAGTGAGGTTCGTGAGCCCCTTTAATTCCTGAAGACCGATGTCGGTCACGGACGAGCCCGACAAGTTGAGCGTTGTGATCTCATCGGGTCGGCGGGGACGATCCGACGCATCGAGCTGGGCGATCGACAAGGCGGGCAGTAACCCGAGTTCGTTAGCGGACCGCAACAGATCGTCGGTCATCACGTGTGAACCGAACGAAATGTGAGTCAGGTTCCGACAGTCCTTAAGAGCGCGGAAAGCGCCGGGCACGAGCGGAGGGCGCCCGCCCGGTCTATCCCAGGGTAAACCGAAACGGAGTCGTTCGAGGTCTCGGACATCTTTCAATTTGCGAAGTCCTGCCTCGGTGACCCGACACCCATCGAGATCGAGACTGGTCAGGTGATGGAGGTTCTTCAAATCTTCCAACCCGTCATCCGTCACGGCTGTGTAACCGACATTGAGTGTACGAAGTTGCTTGAACTGCGTTAGACTCTTCAGTCCGCGGCCTGTCACTTTGCTGCCGGTGAGGTCGAGTTCCGTCAGGTTAGGAAAATCGACCAATTCCTTCAGGCCGGCGTCCGTGATTTTCGTGCCGTTGAGCCACAGTTTGGTGACTTCGGCAAGTGTGTTCGGCACTGGGCGAGGGTGTTGTTGCCAGAAGTGGGTATTGTCGGCTCTGGCCCACGGCCGGAGTACTTTCGCCCGTCGGAGAGACTGTAACGTCGAGTCGGACAGAAATTGATGATCGAGATAAAGTTTCTCGAGATTTTTGAGGTCGCCGAGGGCCGCCAAGTCTCCGGTCGCACAGTTGTAAAGGGTCAGAGTTGTCAGCTTCTTAAAAACTCTCAGGTCGTCCACAGCCGCGGCACTCGACAAATCCAGGTCGGAAAGCTGGGTTGATCCCGACAGACGATTCAGACGGGTGACTTTGGTACCGGCCAGATGTAGTTTTGTGAGCCGCGAAAGTGGTCGCAGGGATTCCATTCCGGCATTGTCGATCGATGTATTGCTTAGCGAGAGAGTTGTCAGTGATGTCAACCCGCGTAATTCTTTTATTCCTTCGTTGGTCAGTTTTGTCCCCACCAGGTTGAGTTCGGTGAGATTTTTGAGCCCGCCCAATTCTTTCAGCCCGGCATCTCCGATATCGAGATGATTCAGCGTGAGCGATTTCAGTTGCACCAGATCCTTGAGACATTTAAGACCTGCCTCCGTGAATCCTTGGCCTGCCACTTTGTTCGCTTTCTCCGAATACAAAGTGAGTGATGTCAGGTTTTTAAACGCCGAGAGATGCCGGAGCCCGTTATCGGACACTTCCGTGCTGGACAGCATCAACACGCGCAGCATCTTATGGTTTACAAGTTCCTTTAAGTCATCGTCGGTAATATTAATCGATACAAATCGGAGTGCCTCCAAACCGACCAGTTGTTTCAGAGCACCGCGGCCCTTCGGGCCGAGTTTGGTCGTGAACAGGCCGAGTTCTTTAAGCTTCTTAAAACCCTCCAATAAGACGAGGCAGGAGTCTGGATTCTTGGGGCTGTTCATCCCGAGAACGGTCAGATTTTTGAGACCTTGAAATTCCTTCAATTCGATGTCGCCCGCCGGACCGTCGAGCGAGAGCGAATGAATCTCGTCGTCTGTCCGGGGCCGCGAACCGTCCAGAGCCTCGGCAGTGGGTAACAGGTGAAGTCGCCCGATTTCTCGTAGTTGTCTTAAAGTGTCGGCGACCAGCACCACGTTAGGATAGAAAACAAGCTGGCGTATCGTCGGAGCGTTTCTTAAGGCACGCAAGTCGGGGACACAATGACTCCGGCTAAGATCCAAGCTTTCCGCTTTCAACTCCCGGATCGGACCGAGGATCTCGTCCAACGAGCGGCACTCCGTTCCGATCGCTGTGGCGACCCGAATCTCCCGCCGTTCCTCGTCCCAGGTAAACCCTTTGCTCTTGAGTTGCCGAATCGCAGCTTCTTTCTGACTCGGGGTGTCGGCCGCGAACACCGCCGGAGCGACGAACGCCAGGGCGAGAACAGCGATTAGAACCGGGCGAACCCGCACCGCGCGGAATAGCCAGGATGACTGGAGGGTAGCGCAGACGATCATGTGGACCCCGGACAGTGGTCGGCTTTGGTGAATCGGGTACCAAAGGGCACGACCGTTTCAACCGAGCGATCGCCAGGGTATCGGAGGAGTCGTCAAAAACAAAAACCCGGGCCGTAGTACCGGTTCGGTACTTCTCGCACGGGTGCCTGTCGATGAAAATGTCTCGTCCGTTCCCACCGGCTTTTCGCGGACTTGCTTACTTAACGCCGGTGGGGTCACTTTGTTTGCGCGATGGTGGTCACAGATCTGCCACTACGCCGTCGCCAACCCACCGAGCAGTCGCCCATAATCGGCCGCCCGATCGTGCCACTCGCCGGCGCGGCGCATCAGGCGGTTCGGCCAATTCACGAGATTGAGGTGGTCGCCGACCCACTGCTCGGTCTGTTCGCCCCACGTCGCGGACGCGACCGACACCACGCCGTCGTTCGGACCTTCCGCCCGGCCGACGATCCGGCTCGGGAACGCCCACTCCGGGCCGAGGTACGGCTTCTCACACACGCCGGCCACCGAACGGTAGAGGACGCCGGGGGCGTCGGGCACGAGTTCGTTGAACCGGCGGCAGGCGTCCGTCGTCAGGTCGAAGAGCGCGTGGTTCAGCGAGCCGAGGGTGCGGATGAACGGCCGGGCCACGCGCAGGCACTTTTCCGCCCAGTCCGCGAACGCGGTCCCGTGGTGCGGGGTGCCGATGGTCGTCAGCGATAACACTTGACCGGCCATGCCGAGGCGGGAAATCATGTACCGCGCGTCGAGTCCGCCGAGGCTGTGGCCGACGAGGTGGACCGCCCGCCCGCCGAGTTCCCGGCGGAGGTACGCCTTCAATTCGGCCGCCCGCGTCGCGATCCGGGCCGTCGGGCTGACGCGGGGGACGTAAACCCGGTTCCCGAGGGCTTCGAGATACCCGCGGACGCCGGGGAAATATTCTTTCGCCGGGCGGTGCTTCGCGGCGAAGCGGCCGAAGAGGCAGAGCCCGTGAACCAGAACCACGGGGGCGGAAAGTATTGTTGAGGTCTCGGTCACCGCGGATGATCCTTCTATAACAACCCGTCGTCGCCGTCGATGGCGTGGGTGGAAAGCGGTTGAGATCGAATGCCGAATTCGCAGGGGTGAGGACCGGGCTGACGACGGCGGTAATCTCACAAATGTATTAAATACACATAGCAGCTTCACGGAAAATTCGCAATGACTATTTCCGCCGCCGCACCGGGTAAGACGAAAATTGGCTGGATCGGGACCGGCGTGATGGGCCGGTGGATGTGCCAGCACGCCATGACCAAGGGATTCGCGGCGACCGTCTACAACCGCAGCGCGGACAAACTCCAGCCCCTGGTCGACGCCGGCGCGACGGCGGCCGCCTCGCCGAAAGAAGTAGCCGCCAGGAGCGACATCGTCTTCGCGATCGTCGGGTTCCCGAAGGACGTTCGCGAAGTCTTTCTTGGCGCCGACGGCGCGCTGGCCGGGAGCAAGCCGGGCACCATCCTGGTCGACATGACGACCAGCGACCCGTCCCTCGCCGTCGAGATTTACGAGGCGGCCAAGGCAAAGCGCGTCCACAGCCTGGACGCCCCGGTGTCGGGCGGGGACGTGGGTGCAAAGAACGCGGCCCTCTCGATCATGATCGGTGGCGACAACGATGTTGTAGCCGCGGTGGCGCCGGTGTTCGAGGCGATGGGCAAAACGATCGTCCACCAGGGCAAGGCGGGGGCCGGCCAACACACCAAGATGGTCAACCAGATCCTTATTTCGTCGAACATGATCGCGGTCTGCGAAGGCTTGCTGTACGGATACAAGGCGGGGCTCGACCTGGAGACCGTGTTCAAGTCCGTCTCGGTCGGGGCGGCCGGGAGCAAGGCGCTGGAGGTCCTCGGGCCGCGGATGCTGGCCCGGAATTTCGAGCCCGGTTTTTACGTCGAACACTTCATCAAGGACATGGGCATCGCCCTCGCGGAAGCCGAGAAGATGAACCTGAGTCTGCCCGGCCTGGGACTCGCCAAGCAACTTTATGAAGCGGTGCGGGCACAGGGGTACGGAAGGAAAGGCACCCACGCCCTCCTGATGGCGCTGGAGACATTGAACGGCATCAAGCGGTGAGGTGTCGGCGGTCCTTCGACGATGCACGGGTGTAGGGTACGCTATTGCGTGCCGTCGCTTCCCGCGGCAAAACCGGCACGCAGGAGCGTGCCCGACAAGAACTACCAACTACGACTCAAACGAGTTGCGAATGGGCGGATCGAACACGGCATCGAGTTGTTCGGGGGTTAAGCCGGTTATCGTGACATGAAAGGGTTGCACGCGTTTCGTCGGGTCGGGACGACGTGGCCTCCGGCTGCCCGGATTCGCTCGGTGGACGATATCCGGACCTGACCATGTGCGATGTATGCGGAGAGTTCTGCAATGGATTTTCCGGGCTCACTGTGCGCGGTCGAGCCTGTGATCGTCACGCCGGCTTCTTGAAAAGTCTGAACGCTCCACCCGCCCTGGGGCGGCGGGCCGATATCGCCTTTCACGACTATTGCGATGTGTGCCATCGTGCGAACTCCAGTCGTTGCTCCGCGGGCGGGCAGGTCTATCCTTCACGTGGCCAGGGATGAGGTCACCCCGGACCTGCGCTAGCGTGACGATCGTTTTGAGCCCGAGGAGGATCGCGTCGTGTATGTCCGTCCTGGTCTATGCGAAATCAAAAAAACACGCTAACCGGCGCAAAAAGCGCAAAAAATCCCATCGCAAACAGCGGGCCGCCGGGCATGCACGCCATCTTCGCGCGGGCCGCCACCTTGCACTATCGGCCGCCCGGATGTTCAGGCCGCCGGGCCGGTGGGCACAATCATTTCGGACGTGGCGGCGCGTTCCGCGTACGGGTCGTCCTGCTCGCCGGCCGCTTCCGCTTCCTTGATCGGGAGTTCGGCCTTCATCCGCAGGTACGCGATGTAGCCGATCAGCCCGAGCGTCCACTCGATCAACCGCATGGAGAGGCGTCCAGCGACGCCGACGGCGGCCGCCTCGGGGCCGCGGATGAGCGTGTACAGGTATCCGAAAATCGCTTCCCCGCCGCCCACGCCGCCCGGGGCGGGGAAGAACGCCTGCGCGATGTACCCGATCGGCGCGATCACGAAGTGCTCGGGCAACGTGCCCAACAGATCCCGGTTCTCGGGCGGGAAGACCTGCACCGAGAAGTGGAAGATGAACACGAAGGCGGGGTGCGTCAGCGCCGACAAGGCGAGGGCAAGCAGGACCGCCCCCGGCCGCTGCCGGTACGTCCAGACGGCGTACCACACTTCGGCCAAATGGTGCCCGAGTTTGGGGATCTTGTGCAACCGTCCGGCGAACCGGTCCGCGCGGGCCGTCGGCAGAAACCCGAGGGCGATGTACCCGACCGTCATCACGACCACGATCCCGGCGCAGACGCGGATGATGTACTGCAAGTACTCGTTGGCCAGGATCTGTTGATTCCCGGTGAACCAACACCACCCGCCCACGACCGCGACGAACAGGATCAGGCCGTACAGCCCGATGACCCGGTCGGCCATCACGGTGGCGACGGCCGCCGCCCGGCGGCCCGGTTGGTCCTTGGCGATGAAAAACGCTTTCACCAGGTCGCCGCCGACCGACCCCGGCAGGAACGAGTTATAGTAGTACCCGACGAGCCCGAGTCGGACCGCGCCGCGGGCGGAAAACGGGAGGCCGAGGGCGTGGACGAGGATGTACCACCGGTACATTTGAATGGCCGTGCAAACGACGCTGAGCGCGGCCGCGGCGAGAAGGTACTCCCACTGCGGTTCCTGACGGAACAGGTTCTGGAGTTGATTCCAAAACTTCGCGACGACGTACGCGAGGGCGCCGAACCCGAGGCCGTACTTCAGCAGGTTGGAGATCAGATTCGAACTAAGCTTTTTCACACCACGCTCCCGCGTCGGGTCGAAGGGCGGGGCGTCGGACGCCGGCCGCCGGGAGCGGGTATTCTCCGGAAGGCGGCCGGATACGTCAATTCGAGGTGTGGTCGCCGGGGCGAATCAGGAACCGGATTACGCGAGGATGTCTTTGACCACCTCGCCGTGAACGTCGGTGAGCCGGTAGTCCCGGCCCTGGAAGCGGTAGGTCAGTTTGGTGTGGTCCAGCCCAAGTAGATGCAGGATCGTGGCTTGCAGGTCGTGGACGTGGACCGGGTTCTCGGCCACGCTGTACCCGATGTCGTCGGTCTTGCCGTAAACGAACCCGCGTTTGACGCCGCCACCGGCGAGCCACATCGTGTACGCGTCGATGTGGTGGTCTCGGCCGATCGTCTCCCGCGGCTCGCCCATCGGGGTGCGGCCGAACTCGCCGCCCCAGACCACGAGCGTCGAATCGAGCAGCCCGCACCGCTTCAAGTCCGCCACCAGAGCGGCGCACGGTTTGTCGATTTCTTTGCAGATATTGTCCAGCGGCTTGGTCAAGTCGAGGCTGCCGCCGTGGTGGTCCCAGTCGGTGTGGTAAAGCTGGACGAAGCGGACGCCCCGCTCGACCAACCGCCGGGCGAGCAGGCAGTTCGCCCCGAACGACGGCTTACCCGGCTCGGCTCCGTAGAGGGCGAGCGTGTCCTTCGATTCCTTGGCGATGTCCATCAGCTCCGGTGCGGCGGTCTGCATCCGGTACGCCATCTCATACGCAGCGATCCGCGTCTCGATTTCCGGGTCGCCGACCGACGTGTGGTGCAACCGGTTCATATCGCGGACCGCGTCCACGAACTCGCCCTGCTGCTTGGGATCGACGCCCGGCGGGGATTTGAGGTCGAGGATCGGGTGCGCGCCTTTGAGGAACGGTACGCCCTGGTGGGTGGTCGGCAGGAACCCGGACGAATACAGCGCCGCGCCGCCGCGGGGGCCGCGGGGGCCGGACTGGAGGACCACGAAGCCCGGCAAGCTGTCGGACGCCGACCCGATCCCGTAAGTGACCCACGACCCCATGCTCGGCCGGCCGAACTGCGGCGAGCCGGTGTTCACGAAACATTTCGCCGGGCCGTGGTTGAACACGTCCGTCTTCATTCCCCGGACCCAGCAGACGTCGTCGGCGATGGCGCGGTGGTACGGGAGCAGGTCGCTCACGTCCATCCCGCACTGTCCGGCTTTAGCGAACTTCCGCCGGCACCCGAGTACCTTGGGCGTCCCCTTTAGGAACGCGAACCGCTTGCCGTCGATGAACGTCTTCGGGATGGGCTTCCCGTCGAGTTTGTTCAACTCGGGCTTGGGGTCGAACAGTTCGAGCTGGCTCGGCCCGCCGGCCATGAACAGGTAGATGACGGCCTTCGCCTTCGGCGCGAAGTGCGGCGGCTTCGGCGCGAGCGGCGACGCCCCCACCG from Fimbriiglobus ruber includes:
- a CDS encoding lysylphosphatidylglycerol synthase transmembrane domain-containing protein; its protein translation is MKKLSSNLISNLLKYGLGFGALAYVVAKFWNQLQNLFRQEPQWEYLLAAAALSVVCTAIQMYRWYILVHALGLPFSARGAVRLGLVGYYYNSFLPGSVGGDLVKAFFIAKDQPGRRAAAVATVMADRVIGLYGLILFVAVVGGWCWFTGNQQILANEYLQYIIRVCAGIVVVMTVGYIALGFLPTARADRFAGRLHKIPKLGHHLAEVWYAVWTYRQRPGAVLLALALSALTHPAFVFIFHFSVQVFPPENRDLLGTLPEHFVIAPIGYIAQAFFPAPGGVGGGEAIFGYLYTLIRGPEAAAVGVAGRLSMRLIEWTLGLIGYIAYLRMKAELPIKEAEAAGEQDDPYAERAATSEMIVPTGPAA
- the proS gene encoding proline--tRNA ligase, whose translation is MAEKITPRAKDYPQWYLDIVKEAGLADNSDVRGCMVIKPTGYAIWEKMQRGLDKMFKDTGHVNAYFPLFIPMSYLAKEEEMAEGFAKECAVVTHYRLKAEKGKPLHVDPTAELEEPLIIRPTSETIIWRTYKEWIQSYRDLPLLINQWANVVRWEMRTRLFLRTAEFLWQEGHTAHATQAEAEAETLQMVRVYQKFAEEFMAMPVLVGPKSDGQKFPGAIYTLCIEAMMQDGKALQAGTSHFLGQNFAKAFDVTFQNEKGQREHAWATSWGVSTRLIGGIIMTHSDDNGLVVPPRLAPLHVVICPLGKNDAERAPGIAAAEKLAAELRALPRDDFFGYEPISVKVDMTFDKQPGFRYAEYELRGVPVRVEIGPKDLAKSACAVARRDVPGKEGKQFDVPLAGAAAHIDKLLRDIQVALYTRAKKYRDDGMRTANSYTEFKEMIEQPGFVWAHWDGTGETETKIAEETKATIRCIPFDAPIEPGVCMVTGQPSARRVVFARAY
- a CDS encoding DUF1501 domain-containing protein; translated protein: MTPSLLASTRRHFFRDCGVGVGSTALAALLSRDASAAVGASPLAPKPPHFAPKAKAVIYLFMAGGPSQLELFDPKPELNKLDGKPIPKTFIDGKRFAFLKGTPKVLGCRRKFAKAGQCGMDVSDLLPYHRAIADDVCWVRGMKTDVFNHGPAKCFVNTGSPQFGRPSMGSWVTYGIGSASDSLPGFVVLQSGPRGPRGGAALYSSGFLPTTHQGVPFLKGAHPILDLKSPPGVDPKQQGEFVDAVRDMNRLHHTSVGDPEIETRIAAYEMAYRMQTAAPELMDIAKESKDTLALYGAEPGKPSFGANCLLARRLVERGVRFVQLYHTDWDHHGGSLDLTKPLDNICKEIDKPCAALVADLKRCGLLDSTLVVWGGEFGRTPMGEPRETIGRDHHIDAYTMWLAGGGVKRGFVYGKTDDIGYSVAENPVHVHDLQATILHLLGLDHTKLTYRFQGRDYRLTDVHGEVVKDILA
- a CDS encoding NAD(P)-dependent oxidoreductase → MTISAAAPGKTKIGWIGTGVMGRWMCQHAMTKGFAATVYNRSADKLQPLVDAGATAAASPKEVAARSDIVFAIVGFPKDVREVFLGADGALAGSKPGTILVDMTTSDPSLAVEIYEAAKAKRVHSLDAPVSGGDVGAKNAALSIMIGGDNDVVAAVAPVFEAMGKTIVHQGKAGAGQHTKMVNQILISSNMIAVCEGLLYGYKAGLDLETVFKSVSVGAAGSKALEVLGPRMLARNFEPGFYVEHFIKDMGIALAEAEKMNLSLPGLGLAKQLYEAVRAQGYGRKGTHALLMALETLNGIKR
- a CDS encoding leucine-rich repeat domain-containing protein, giving the protein MIVCATLQSSWLFRAVRVRPVLIAVLALAFVAPAVFAADTPSQKEAAIRQLKSKGFTWDEERREIRVATAIGTECRSLDEILGPIRELKAESLDLSRSHCVPDLRALRNAPTIRQLVFYPNVVLVADTLRQLREIGRLHLLPTAEALDGSRPRTDDEIHSLSLDGPAGDIELKEFQGLKNLTVLGMNSPKNPDSCLVLLEGFKKLKELGLFTTKLGPKGRGALKQLVGLEALRFVSINITDDDLKELVNHKMLRVLMLSSTEVSDNGLRHLSAFKNLTSLTLYSEKANKVAGQGFTEAGLKCLKDLVQLKSLTLNHLDIGDAGLKELGGLKNLTELNLVGTKLTNEGIKELRGLTSLTTLSLSNTSIDNAGMESLRPLSRLTKLHLAGTKVTRLNRLSGSTQLSDLDLSSAAAVDDLRVFKKLTTLTLYNCATGDLAALGDLKNLEKLYLDHQFLSDSTLQSLRRAKVLRPWARADNTHFWQQHPRPVPNTLAEVTKLWLNGTKITDAGLKELVDFPNLTELDLTGSKVTGRGLKSLTQFKQLRTLNVGYTAVTDDGLEDLKNLHHLTSLDLDGCRVTEAGLRKLKDVRDLERLRFGLPWDRPGGRPPLVPGAFRALKDCRNLTHISFGSHVMTDDLLRSANELGLLPALSIAQLDASDRPRRPDEITTLNLSGSSVTDIGLQELKGLTNLTCLNLSLSKISNNCTKTLGGLPGLISLDLGSTPVNGKALRDLARMKNLSQVRMNRSGITDTDVLALREAGKLHLLSDGYAPPRSPSAVDDVVGLDLSDSALTSVGLQEVACFRNLENLNLSKSAVTDTDLRIVKQLGKLEELDLSDTAVSDTGLEAIQGLDKITSLNLSGTKITDAGMKKLKKYRNLSSLKLENTTVTDAGLLELSGIPRLTDLGLSDTAITDGRLKTLRQLGLLHILGEATPPDATLFAWQGDPKDDPSRPRRPSDIRVLNLSQSKITAAGLKELKDFKGLTDLSLPRSVYTDEGLKTLREIGLLHTVDRASANDVSPPGDGRPRSPTEVTTFRWDLTTATDAGLKELREFTHLRHIDIEREKITDGTLASLREIGLIHALAVTDDHGEGPRTANDATAFEFTNTKVTSRGLRELKGLKNLNLVTLESELYTDETLKVLHEIGKLNAWPGAESSDGGRPNSQDAITAFKFPDSKVTSAGLKELKDLSHLKRLDLSFVALDKKWLAELAGFKQITSLSVAHTNIGEFGLKELARLTQLTELDLTDTRITDEDIKDLKPSSNLTTLVLTNTGISDDGMKVLKAFRKLTALDLTDTFVSDLGLKELGEFTGLLSLKLSGSRFTHAGLKELAGLKTLEVLSLCRTSVTDAGLKELKGLQHLTTLELDTTNVTGTGLRELAGRENLTILDLSRTSVTDTGLRELMGLKNLKRLDLSETKVTDAGLKTLQGLSQLEYLGLHGTKTSDEAEEKLKKVLPRCEIGHLRPR
- a CDS encoding lipase family alpha/beta hydrolase; the encoded protein is MTETSTILSAPVVLVHGLCLFGRFAAKHRPAKEYFPGVRGYLEALGNRVYVPRVSPTARIATRAAELKAYLRRELGGRAVHLVGHSLGGLDARYMISRLGMAGQVLSLTTIGTPHHGTAFADWAEKCLRVARPFIRTLGSLNHALFDLTTDACRRFNELVPDAPGVLYRSVAGVCEKPYLGPEWAFPSRIVGRAEGPNDGVVSVASATWGEQTEQWVGDHLNLVNWPNRLMRRAGEWHDRAADYGRLLGGLATA